The Budorcas taxicolor isolate Tak-1 chromosome 2, Takin1.1, whole genome shotgun sequence genome window below encodes:
- the TMEM177 gene encoding transmembrane protein 177 has translation MAGPLWRATVFVQRHRTGLLVGSCAGLFGAQISYHLFPDPVVQWLYQYWPQGQPAPLSPELERLFQEVQQDIGIPSGHHFEAFTTFTFQPVSAGFPRLPGGAIVGIPASFLRGPVTNTDRPVVVHGQRVDWRSPAGARLRDALTLSHDAQKFALAKEAVYLESGAAALQALPAPACLAGTWALGVGAKHALGLYGGPMSLRAAFNLVAAVAGFVAYAFSTDSLTHALEAWLDRRTASLSAAYARGGVEFYEKVLSGNLALRSLLGQRGEKLYTPSGNVIPRHWFRIKHLPYTARRDSVLQMWRAALGPGGS, from the coding sequence ATGGCAGGTCCCCTGTGGCGGGCCACAGTGTTTGTGCAGAGACACAGGACAGGCCTGTTGGTGGGCTCCTGTGCAGGCCTGTTTGGGGCCCAGATCTCGTACCACCTCTTCCCGgatcctgtggtccagtggctgtaCCAGTACTGGCCTCAGGGCCAGCCGGCGCCTCTGTCCCCAGAACTGGAGAGGCTCTTCCAGGAGGTGCAGCAGGACATTGGCATCCCCTCGGGCCACCACTTCGAGGCCTTTACCACCTTCACCTTCCAGCCTGTGAGCGCCGGCTTCCCGAGACTCCCTGGTGGGGCCATCGTAGGCATCCCTGCCAGCTTCCTCCGTGGCCCAGTGACCAACACTGACCGGCCTGTGGTTGTCCACGGGCAGCGAGTGGACTGGCGGAGTCCAGCAGGCGCCCGGCTGAGAGATGCCCTAACCCTGTCTCACGATGCCCAGAAGTTCGCCTTGGCCAAGGAGGCGGTGTACCTGGAGAGTGGGGCAGCCGCCTTGCAGGCCCTGCCTGCTCCAGCCTGCCTGGCGGGCACCTGGGCACTGGGTGTTGGGGCCAAGCACGCCTTGGGGCTCTATGGAGGCCCCATGAGCTTGCGGGCCGCCTTCAACTTGGTGGCAGCAGTGGCGGGCTTCGTGGCCTATGCCTTCTCCACGGACTCTCTCACTCACGCCCTGGAAGCCTGGCTGGACCGCCGCACGGCCTCCCTGTCTGCAGCCTATGCCCGGGGTGGGGTGGAATTCTACGAGAAGGTTCTGTCAGGCAACCTGGCCCTTCGCAGTCTGCTGGGCCAGCGGGGGGAGAAACTCTACACCCCCAGCGGGAATGTCATTCCCAGACACTGGTTCCGCATCAAACACCTGCCCTACACGGCCCGCCGGGACTCAGTGCTGCAGATGTGGCGGGCAGCGCTTGGCCCTGGCGGCTCCTGA